The DNA region GTGACTGCCAAGAGGCCTGGATTCCTCGACTCTACAACCACAACGgccgctcgctctcctcccttgCGCCAGCGTCCGGCGCTCACACGCGTGAGTTTGTGCATTGCtgtcgcctcccccccccccacacacacacacttggTCTATCACgctttttcctctctctctctctcgtcctcctGTTGCtccggcgtgtgtgtgcgtgccctTCTCGTGACCCGGTATCGATGACCACGACTGCCTCACCTCAAACGGGATCAAGCCCCACCGTCCCTACACCTGTGGCACCGCCCTCGATTGATGAAGCACTGTCGTACTGGATTGGGCTCTCGCGCCTCATTCACCGCGTCTGCGTGACGTCCGACTCTACACCGTCCGCTGATGAGGGCGAGCCGTCCACCTTTACTCGCTACGCCCTTCACTGTGTGCTGCTCTGCTGTGGCATAAAGCAGCATCGCGTTCGACAGACCGCCGACCACATGCTTGCACAGCTTCTCTCGGCAGCCtacaccaccgcagccgccctCACTGGGCCAGTCGTCTTGCTGGACAGCGAATCACCGGCATCGACGCCCTTCCGCTCACCAGTGCGTCAGTTACCCGTACCGTTGCCTGTTCTCGTGGCGGACTGGCTGAAGCAGTCCTCTGCTGACGATCAGAAGGCGTCCCAGCACAACCGCTACTGTCTGCGGGTCCCCGCCGTCACGTGGACCAGGAGCATCATCAAGTGGTTGGGAAGTGAGCTGCGAGGACAGATGATTTCGCTGAGGCCGCTTTCCCGGTGGAACAtggtgtgcgcgcagcagtCTGGACGCATGCCTGTAGTCATCTttgtcggcggcgccagcggcgcaggGAAGAGCACGCTGGCCAGCCTGGTGGCGAGTCAGCTGCGCGTCCCAAACGTGCTGTCTACCGACACAGTGCGTCAGGTGTTGCGGGCGCGCCTGTGCGGGCACGAGGCGCAGTTTCCGGCCCTCTTTGTGTCCACGTATGAGGCGCACAAGGTGACGGCAGATGACAGTCACGCCTCCGCGGATGACGGATCTGCAGTGCCGCATGCGCAGAGCGCCGACGAGAACGCCATCGTTCAAGGGTACGAGGCACAGTGCGAGCTGGTCCTCCGCGTCCTCGACGGgatgctggcgcgcctcctcgctcgcCGCGAGTCGATCGTGGTGGAAGGGGTGCATCTGCTCCCGCGATATCTGGCGGCGAAGCGCGCCGAGCTTCTCGTGTCGCGTGTGGCCTGCGTTCCTGTTCTCGTGCGCATCCCCAAGGCGGACAGTCACCTGGAGCGACTCTGCATCCGCGCACGCGGCATGTCCATGCGGGCGCAAAACAACAAGTACATCGCCTCCTTCAAAGCAATCCGCGCCATCCAAGCTCACCTGGTCGACAgtgtggaggcggcgtcgctgccggttCTGGTGCTGTCAAACACGAACATGGACAAGTCCTTCACCGCGCTCCACCACACCTTGTTGGAGACCATGGAGTACGCCGCTGTGCACGGCTGGCCTGcggacgcagcagcagcggccgacGTCCCTCTCACTGGGCTGGTCTTCAGGGCTGTAAAAGACAGACTTgttgcggtggtgcggcagcgtcggtggcgccgcagcgccaccaaTGACAACATCAGCACGTCGAGCGGGACGGGTGCGTCTGCGCCGGGAGACGAGGAAAAAGGGGGCGTGGCAACGGGTCCCTTCAGCGCACTCGTACTCGCACCCCACGCACGACCGCCAGTCCATTCCCcggcgggcagcagcaacggggcagcgccgcgtgctcgctctgcagagctgctgggGGTGGTACAGCGTTGCCTTCTTGAACAAGGCTTGCGTTATCACTCTCGCACCAGTAATGCTCAGGTAGATGCCGCAACGGTGTATGGTTCGTCCGGCGTGCTCGGCGCGCGGGACGCCAGCAGTCGCTTCCACGCACACGTCGTCATACGCCGCTCTTTCACCATCGCGGCGAAGTCGCACATCAGCATGACCGCGTCGTCTCACCTTCCGTTAGACAACCACAACGAGGAGTTCGACGAGCTGGAGATCCCGTCCCTGATCGGCTCATGAAGGTGGTTTGATTTAActcacacgtgcacacgcgaaGAAAAGGCGAGAGGGGAATGTCACGCATAACGCCGACTTTTCATTGCGCGTGGTTGTCGCTTGTGTGCTGCTCATCACACCCGCACAGAACCGACGGCATTGTCATCGCTTCCACTGCTGGGATTTcttctccaccgccacctctctctctctctctcggggTGTTTGTACGTGGAGAGGGGgacggggcggggcgggagGGCTCTGTTCtgtgacacacacacacacacacgtgtgcctccctccccctcccccgtcgTCGTCACTGCGCCTGTTGCGGCCGCTACCGTGTTGCTTTGTCCTCTTCAAGGGGTGTGTGAGGGGGtgtctcctccttcccctcccccccccaccctcgACTTCTTCCACCAACCGCCAACCCTCCACGTCTTGCGGATCGCTCTGGATTGACCGTGATGACGGTGGCAACGCAGCCGCGTGCGCGCtcgaggagggtggggggcggACCTTTTCTACACTGGCGACATGCGCGATTCAAAATTAATGCGAACGGGCTTACCTCACTCCTCTCTCCGCCTTCTATCGTCATCACTTTCTTCTCGGTGGGTGGAGGGGGCATACTCTCTCGCGGCGTCGTGCGCAGGCGGGCAGGTGCCGTTTATCCACCGTCTCTTGTCATGTCGGACGCCGCACCTGGTCCAGCGCCCGCGCCGGTCACGGCTGCTGTTGATGCGCCCCCATTGCCGGCCCCAACGAAGGTGAAGCCGCCGCGCAAGAAGCCACCGAGGGCGGAAGAAGCCAATCCCCGGCTGCTCGCTCCGGCAAACGGCGtcgccgcacagcagcagaagcagcgggaCAAGGAGTTTGCCACGCACAAGGCGCACATTCTGACCAATCTGCAGACGAACGCGTGTGACCTGAGCCCCAAGGGGAGCTTAGATGCGAAGTGTCTCCCTGTGATGGGTGTCCTCAACACGCACAAGGACTACGTcaccacgagcagctgcagcggacgCATTGCTCTCTTCCACAGCATCAAGCACAGCGAGGCTTGTGGGGCCGACGACGGGACGGCAACGCCGAAGCCGCGCATGAAGCGTGGCGAAAACGCGGCGCTTGGCTGGGTGTTCGTGAAGCACGGCATGCTGCGCCCGATGGAGATGGCGCAGGTAGTGGGTTTCCTCTGCGGGGCACCCACCACGCCGGAGGACGTAGCGCTGGATTCGGCGCAGATGGAGAAGCACGCGGCTCACATGGCCTCTgtgagctgcagcgcccactgccacagcgccgccccTGGTTCCTTGCTTGCTGAGATGTATGATggcgaggtggagggagCGCTGGTGGGGGCGAGAGTGAGCGGAGACGAGGTTGCGGCACTGCCCGTTCCTACGCGCGGTACCGTGTCGCTCAAGATGGAGCCGTTTGTGATGCACGTTCAGTGCCGCACAATGGAGGCGGCAAAACTACTGCTCTCGGCGGTTGTTAGTGACAGCGGGTTCCGCAACAGCGGCGTTGTCCCGCCGGGCAAAAAGATTATGTGCGGCATCCGCAGTGCTGCTGGACTGGGACTGGAGGTGCCTGTCGTCGTTGACGGCGTCAACCACGTGGCGTCTCAGCGGGCATACGTTTGGGCGCTGCTGGGACTCGCGAATGAAAAGATGGAGGCGAACGAGAAGAAGATAAAGCTGCTGGAAAGGtccgtggcggcgcgcgtctTGCCGGCGTGATGGCCATGCTCAGCCCCTAACTCGCGCAACGAAAGCTAACAACGTGTGGACGTATCTGAGAGCGTAGCTCAGTGTTCTAGTGAACGCGCGGGCGCACAAGCACCTGCCGTGAGCAGGCCATTCCATTTCTACCTCCCGCCCCGCTCAGACACGCACCAAAAAGGAGGCAGGAAAGAGGCAGGGCACAAGCGGTGCGCGGCTctccggcagcagcggggggggggggcgacaGCTGTCCCGCTGCGACTGCCGAAGCAACCCCGATCATCCCTCCCTGTCCCTTTTTGTCCCCTCCCGTGCACCCCGGGCGATCACGTACGCCGCCTTGGGAACAATCCCGCTACGAACGTCccgcggtgtgtgtgtgtctttccctctccttctctctgtgtgcctccaccaccactactgccatctctcccccttctctgtcTTCTTGTGGACGTACCGTGCGCAAGTGGCGACATCAATCAGTGACGATCGCCGTTTTACTGCGCCTACGCGAGAAAAGTTTctcagcccccccccctccccctacatCACGCGTCATCGGTCCGCGTCACAGGTCTGCCTTCATCATCTTGCTGTATTCGTCTTTACTTGACAGTCGCGCTCTCTTCTTAAACCACTCGCTCCTCGGCTGTGCAACACAACTGCTCCGCAGACCAGAAAATGAGCGCGAACACCAGTGTGTCGGAGAGCTCTCTCACTGAGGAGCAGATTGTGCAGCAGTACAATCGCATGCGTCAGGAGCAGAGCGCCATCATGTCCCGCAtcgccgagctggagaatGAGTCCCACGAGCACGACCTCGTCGCGACCGAACTGCGCCCGCTCAACAAGGACCGCTGCTGTCATCGCCTTGTCGGTGGCGCGCTAGTGGAGCTCACGGTgggcgaggtgctgccggaCATTGAGGAGAACTTAGCCGCCATCCGCGAAGCGCTCGTGCAGCTAAACAAGGGCCTcatggagaaggagaaacAGATGGACGAGTTCATGACCAAGCACAAGCTGAACCGCCCCGGCGCGAACCAGGCCGTGACGGCCAATCAGAGCAACGAGGGCAACCGCGGCGTTCTGGCGTGATGCGGTGCAGCAGTCGTGGACTGCGGAGTCTGCGCGTGACTatctgtgtgcgtggcgtATATGTTATGTGTGTCTAAGTCAGTAACGGCGTTTCCCTCCGCGgcccaccccccccctctctccctccctccctccctgtctGCGAGTCTTACCACACGCGGATATGTGTCTATGAGGGGTgttcgtgcgcgtgtgtgtttggcgTAGATCTACCTTCTTACCCGAGAGAGACATccgaaaaaacaaaagagaaaggaagcgagcgccgcgctgAAAGCCtccacaccccctccctccatccaCTCTCTTCCGCCTCGCCGTTTGGGCGGCACGTAGGTGGGAGACCCCGAACACCAGGATGGTGTGCAGTCGAATTCATGTTTCACGTATGACATGCCCTTTCTTGACAACCCCTCGCAGTCCTCAATGGTGTCCCTTTGCCAAGCCTCTCCATCCGCAACTcccgctcccccctccgTGCTCATGGACACTCACCGTAAAGAAGAAGCGAACAACAGGCAATCTCCTGCACGAGCGCGGGCCAAATGTTTCCGCAAGGGCTGATCGATCAATGGCTGAGCAAATCACGTGAggggcgccgcagcgtgcgAGAGGACCGGAAAGCAACGCCAGCCATCCTGGACAACATCGCCCGCCTCGAGGAGTACTGCCGCAGCCACCCCTACGACGTCTTCTGTGCGAGCACGTTGCAACATCCACCCTTTGCCCTCCACGCACTGGAGAGCgaagcggcagagcagcagcggctcgcacagccgccgccggtgttCGCAGCGACCGTCCCCTCGCCCTCTGCTCACACGACGGCCTCCAATGAGGTGAGGGGCGGCGTCTGTGGGCGGTACGCAGACGGAGACGAATCTCGCGCGTCGGTGACGGCTGCTCGTCAACATCTGCACAACGTCGCTGCGCGACTCGCCGCGTATCTGCAGTCTAGCGGCGCGGTGAGGAGTTCGGCAAGCCGGCATGAGGAAGAGTCGCAGTGCACCGTTGTGGCAGACTTCTTTGTGCACTTGctgtcggaggcggcggtggccgccgtgTACCGGCAGGGTATCGCCGCGCAGGTGGAGGCCGAGGAGCGGGCGGCCTTTCAGCACCGTCAGTCACAGCGACGGTTGCAACTGCGCGT from Leishmania major strain Friedlin complete genome, chromosome 9 includes:
- a CDS encoding putative prefoldin subunit 2 — translated: MSANTSVSESSLTEEQIVQQYNRMRQEQSAIMSRIAELENESHEHDLVATELRPLNKDRCCHRLVGGALVELTVGEVLPDIEENLAAIREALVQLNKGLMEKEKQMDEFMTKHKLNRPGANQAVTANQSNEGNRGVLA